One genomic window of Gemmatimonadota bacterium includes the following:
- a CDS encoding biopolymer transporter ExbD yields MSMSTGGGGDVTSDINVTPMIDVLLVLLIIFMIVQALKRAAIDIQIPPIETGSKSNAPSTQIVLELRDDGSYVINGQAPTPKAQLDRKFHEIYDQRPAKLLFVKPGQNRVYADIIEAIDIARGAGVAVVGFTPIESNAN; encoded by the coding sequence ATGTCGATGTCCACGGGCGGAGGCGGCGACGTCACCTCCGACATCAACGTGACGCCGATGATCGACGTGCTCCTCGTGCTGCTGATCATCTTCATGATCGTGCAGGCGCTGAAGCGGGCGGCCATCGACATCCAGATTCCACCGATCGAGACCGGGTCGAAGTCCAACGCCCCGAGCACCCAGATCGTGCTCGAGCTCCGCGATGACGGCAGCTACGTCATCAACGGGCAAGCGCCGACCCCGAAGGCGCAGCTCGACCGGAAGTTCCACGAGATCTACGACCAGCGCCCGGCGAAGCTCCTCTTCGTCAAGCCGGGGCAGAATCGGGTCTACGCCGACATCATCGAGGCGATCGACATTGCCCGGGGTGCCGGGGTCGCGGTGGTGGGCTTCACCCCGATCGAATCGAACGCGAACTGA